One genomic window of Conger conger chromosome 7, fConCon1.1, whole genome shotgun sequence includes the following:
- the rab38b gene encoding ras-related protein Rab-38b: protein MQNNRKEHLYKILVIGDLGVGKTSIIKRYVHQSFSTNYRATIGVDFALKVLNWDSETVRLQLWDIAGQERFGNMTRVYYREAMGAFIVFDITRPTTFEAVKKWKEDLDSKLTLSNGKNIATVLLANKCDQGKDVLMNNGIKMDQFCKDNGFVGWFETSAKENINIDKAANCLVKYIIANENDILKSVVPDTISPQLNSRRDGTCSACFTS, encoded by the exons ATGCAGAACAATCGAAAAGAACATCTGTACAAGATCCTGGTTATCGGCGACTTAGGTGTGGGGAAAACTAGCATCATTAAGCGATATGTTCACCAGAGTTTCTCGACGAATTACAGAGCGACCATCGGAGTCGACTTCGCCTTGAAAGTTTTGAACTGGGACTCAGAGACAGTTCGTCTGCAGTTATGGGACATAGCAG GCCAGGAACGCTTTGGGAACATGACCAGGGTCTACTACAGGGAGGCAATGGGAGCCTTCATTGTGTTCGACATCACACGACCGACGACGTTCGAAGCAGTGAAAAAGTGGAAGGAGGACTTGGACTCAAAATTGACTCTATCAAACGGCAAGAACATCGCCACTGTCCTCCTGGCCAACAAGTGTGACCAGGGCAAAGACGTGCTGATGAATAATGGCATCAAGATGGACCAGTTCTGCAAAGACAATGGCTTTGTGGGCTGGTTCGAGACATCAGCTAAG gagaatATCAACATTGATAAAGCAGCCAATTGTCTGGTGAAGTACATCATTGCTAATGAGAATGACATCCTGAAGTCAGTGGTACCCGACACCATTTCGCCCCAGCTCAACTCGAGAAGGGACGGCACGTGCTCCGCCTGCTTTACGTCGTAG